Proteins encoded together in one Streptomyces roseifaciens window:
- a CDS encoding type I polyketide synthase, with protein MTSTYQEGTGQGIAVIGLAFRLPGADTPEELWRVVRDGTDCITRFTDEELAAAGVPAERYEAPDFVGASGILDDLTGFDAQHFGMSAREAQLTDPQQRMFLECAQHALENAGYPGERDGTRVGVYATTGYHLYTLENYLLNNVLPSVPADNWMAGMQIVTGNAPDFTATRAAYRLGLTGPAVNVQTACSSSLVAVQTAAQALLVEDCDIALAGAAAVHVPQVLGYQYVKGSILSKSGRLRAFDAGADGTVGGTGVAAVVLKRLDRALADGDTVHGVIRGWGVANDGADKKAYTAPSAGGQCAAIRRALERAGVGADTIGYLETHGTGTLKGDPIEFDGAAAAYRQDTARTHYCALGSTKANIGHLDVASGLAGLIKTLLVLKHGVVPPMANFTTPNPLLALDGSPFYIPGTATPWPEGDHPRRAGLTSLGIGGTNVHFILEQAPEPAPRPAAAAAPPDVLLVSGSSEEALAANARAFRDALRQRPGTRQADLVTTAALGRTHRRHRLAARGAGPAALADALDAWLAGTGTAAVTTGTAPREGAAGAAFLFTGQASPYRGMAADLYERFPAVRDVLDACERHYRELTGGSLLDGLLDGLLGGPGSTGDDFPWPTDTAQPALFALQCALTRLWRETGVTPATVTGHSVGEYAALHAAGALSLEDGLRLTVERGRLMQRLCAPGAMAAVPLTRDAALALAAEVPGAELSVANGERSHVLAGPVAAVERVCALLEARGTPGERLPVDRAFHTALMDPMLEDFRAVLGTVTFRPTAIPFVSGLDGTVRPPGWTPDTAYFLRHTREPVRFDEALRTIGGTAPAALVEIGPHTTLSGLARRALPGVPALPSLRRGTGLGTLWGAAAALHCAGADLDWQPLLTGCGGRRIPLPGYRFQHKDYWTGPELTAVRTGTPATDGATVVQHEAAVERVVRSIIESTARHLSHDPDAITGETSFFDLGADSLQMISVLRELEQEHQVKVSMRELFEETGTPRRLAELIAGRMPGQAPVAPAAAQAAPPVAPVPPVAPVPPVAPVAEQPVAPQPAAGQWPAAPAPFVPPAPVAPAAPAAPVAPAFPAAPAPEPVAPSAAAPEYATRRELEDLAHKLQQISQIQLQMMSQLSQLLSLQTAAATVRLNGKVAQ; from the coding sequence ATGACATCCACGTACCAAGAAGGCACCGGTCAGGGCATCGCCGTCATCGGACTGGCCTTCCGGTTACCGGGCGCGGACACCCCCGAGGAGCTCTGGCGCGTCGTCCGCGACGGGACGGACTGCATCACCCGCTTCACCGACGAGGAGCTCGCCGCGGCCGGAGTGCCCGCCGAGCGCTACGAGGCACCCGACTTCGTCGGCGCCTCCGGGATCCTGGACGACCTCACCGGCTTCGACGCCCAGCACTTCGGGATGAGCGCCCGCGAGGCCCAGCTCACCGACCCGCAGCAACGCATGTTCCTGGAGTGCGCCCAGCACGCCCTGGAGAACGCGGGATACCCGGGAGAGCGCGACGGCACCCGGGTGGGCGTCTACGCCACCACGGGCTACCACCTCTACACGCTGGAGAACTACCTCCTCAACAACGTCCTGCCGAGCGTGCCCGCCGACAACTGGATGGCGGGCATGCAGATCGTGACGGGCAACGCCCCCGACTTCACCGCGACCCGCGCCGCCTACCGGCTCGGCTTGACCGGACCCGCCGTCAACGTCCAGACGGCCTGTTCCAGTTCGCTCGTGGCGGTGCAGACCGCCGCGCAGGCGCTGCTGGTGGAGGACTGCGACATCGCCCTCGCCGGCGCGGCGGCCGTCCACGTGCCGCAGGTGCTGGGCTACCAGTACGTCAAGGGCTCCATCCTCTCCAAGTCCGGCCGGCTGCGCGCCTTCGACGCGGGCGCGGACGGCACCGTCGGCGGCACCGGCGTCGCCGCCGTCGTCCTCAAGCGGCTCGACCGCGCGCTCGCCGACGGCGACACCGTCCACGGCGTCATCCGCGGCTGGGGCGTCGCCAACGACGGCGCGGACAAGAAGGCGTACACCGCCCCCAGTGCCGGTGGCCAGTGCGCCGCCATCCGCCGGGCCCTGGAGCGGGCGGGCGTCGGCGCGGACACCATCGGCTACCTGGAGACCCACGGCACGGGCACCCTCAAGGGCGACCCCATCGAGTTCGACGGCGCCGCGGCCGCCTACCGCCAGGACACCGCCCGGACCCACTACTGCGCCCTCGGCTCGACCAAGGCCAACATCGGCCACCTCGACGTGGCCTCCGGCCTGGCCGGCCTGATCAAGACGCTGCTCGTCCTCAAGCACGGCGTCGTCCCGCCGATGGCGAACTTCACCACCCCCAACCCGCTGCTCGCCCTGGACGGCAGCCCCTTCTACATCCCCGGCACGGCCACGCCGTGGCCGGAGGGGGACCACCCGCGCCGCGCGGGCCTGACCTCGCTCGGCATCGGCGGCACCAACGTCCACTTCATCCTGGAGCAGGCACCCGAGCCCGCGCCCCGCCCGGCCGCCGCCGCGGCCCCGCCGGACGTCCTCCTGGTCTCCGGCAGCAGCGAGGAGGCGCTGGCCGCCAACGCCCGCGCCTTCCGCGACGCGCTGCGGCAGCGGCCCGGGACCCGGCAGGCCGACCTCGTCACCACCGCCGCGCTCGGCCGCACCCACCGCCGCCACCGGCTCGCCGCCCGCGGCGCCGGCCCCGCCGCGCTCGCCGACGCCCTCGACGCCTGGCTCGCCGGGACGGGCACGGCGGCCGTGACGACCGGGACGGCGCCGCGCGAAGGCGCCGCCGGCGCCGCCTTCCTCTTCACCGGCCAGGCCAGCCCGTACCGGGGCATGGCCGCGGACCTGTACGAGCGCTTCCCCGCCGTACGCGACGTCCTCGACGCCTGCGAGCGCCACTACCGGGAACTCACGGGGGGCTCTCTGCTCGACGGATTGCTCGACGGGCTGCTCGGCGGACCGGGTTCCACGGGGGATGACTTCCCCTGGCCCACCGACACCGCCCAGCCCGCCCTGTTCGCCCTGCAGTGCGCCCTGACGAGGCTGTGGCGGGAGACCGGTGTCACCCCTGCCACCGTCACCGGGCACAGCGTCGGCGAGTACGCGGCCCTGCACGCCGCCGGGGCCCTCTCGCTGGAGGACGGCCTGCGGCTGACCGTCGAGCGCGGCCGGCTGATGCAGCGGCTCTGCGCCCCCGGCGCGATGGCGGCCGTACCGCTCACCCGCGACGCGGCCCTCGCCCTGGCGGCCGAAGTCCCCGGCGCCGAGCTGTCCGTGGCCAACGGCGAGCGCTCCCACGTGCTCGCCGGGCCCGTGGCCGCCGTGGAGCGGGTGTGCGCGCTGCTGGAAGCGCGCGGCACCCCGGGCGAACGCCTGCCGGTCGACCGCGCCTTCCACACCGCCCTCATGGATCCGATGCTGGAGGACTTCCGGGCGGTGCTCGGCACGGTCACCTTCCGGCCGACGGCGATCCCCTTCGTCAGCGGACTCGACGGCACCGTCCGCCCGCCCGGCTGGACCCCGGACACCGCCTACTTCCTGCGGCACACCCGGGAGCCCGTCCGCTTCGACGAGGCGCTGCGCACGATCGGCGGGACGGCGCCCGCAGCACTGGTCGAGATCGGCCCGCACACCACGCTCAGCGGCCTGGCGCGCCGGGCCCTGCCCGGAGTGCCCGCCCTGCCGTCGCTCCGCCGCGGCACCGGCCTCGGCACGCTGTGGGGCGCCGCGGCGGCCCTGCACTGCGCGGGCGCGGACCTGGACTGGCAGCCGCTGCTCACCGGCTGCGGCGGCCGCAGGATCCCGCTGCCGGGATACCGATTCCAGCACAAGGACTACTGGACAGGGCCGGAGTTGACGGCCGTACGTACCGGAACACCAGCGACAGATGGAGCCACAGTGGTACAGCACGAGGCAGCGGTCGAGCGGGTCGTCCGAAGCATCATCGAGTCCACCGCCCGGCATCTCAGCCACGACCCGGACGCCATCACCGGCGAGACCTCCTTCTTCGACCTCGGCGCCGACTCGCTGCAGATGATCAGCGTGCTGCGCGAACTGGAGCAGGAGCACCAGGTCAAGGTCTCGATGCGGGAGCTGTTCGAGGAGACCGGGACGCCGCGGCGGCTCGCGGAGCTCATCGCCGGCCGGATGCCGGGGCAGGCCCCCGTGGCGCCCGCTGCGGCGCAGGCCGCGCCGCCCGTGGCGCCGGTGCCGCCCGTGGCGCCCGTGCCGCCCGTGGCTCCTGTGGCGGAGCAGCCGGTCGCGCCGCAGCCCGCCGCCGGGCAGTGGCCCGCCGCACCCGCCCCCTTCGTCCCGCCGGCCCCTGTCGCTCCTGCGGCTCCAGCCGCCCCCGTGGCTCCTGCCTTCCCTGCGGCGCCTGCGCCCGAGCCCGTGGCCCCGTCCGCCGCAGCGCCCGAGTACGCCACGCGCCGGGAGCTGGAGGACCTCGCCCACAAGCTGCAGCAGATATCGCAGATACAGCTGCAGATGATGTCCCAGCTCTCCCAGCTGCTGTCCCTGCAGACCGCCGCCGCGACGGTCCGCCTCAACGGCAAGGTGGCCCAGTGA